From one Halosimplex rubrum genomic stretch:
- a CDS encoding restriction endonuclease, translating into MARHDTDLPFGDAFSPAQLHTDDDRPELAAVLEMAKEYEGREDAFDEAIREAFFPDDDDTTRAKNVRLGMKDRGYKITDDEFYFTELGDELYDLRDDPDALYDRFAQYILRDLHGLKGIEVVEDLEAEGRKTVNDNIKEEFKKQYDFHIDETSNHWSQMRAWMSEAGVVNKGTHRYDIDRTRIEELIGVDSEDIVELDGLNEQQQAFLRSLALIDPPGEVKSRTVKRIAEHAYGVNISQSNISRRTLDPLEEAGYIQWEHVSGKPNLIETTDKFDAEVLKPVLDDLSERVGVPRHVLRLSFEEIMEELDSDSTHEKGIALETLTVKTGRLLGLDFVGWRVRGRKTGGSEVDIVMDEIDTTFNRWQIQCKNTKSQLGAKQVSREVGISRIIQTNTILMIARGGVSQDARQYANQVMRHENLAIMFLEGDDIEELDENTDHLLTVLRGEARRIHNIKRLDRREVEQEDGMDLIDREDEALEEFEDELDFEQEQPSLNDFTPDEDESSKN; encoded by the coding sequence ATGGCCCGTCACGACACTGATCTTCCATTTGGGGATGCGTTCTCTCCAGCGCAACTCCACACGGATGATGACCGGCCAGAGCTTGCTGCCGTTCTGGAGATGGCGAAAGAGTACGAAGGTCGAGAAGACGCATTCGACGAAGCCATTCGAGAGGCCTTCTTCCCCGACGATGATGATACGACTCGTGCGAAAAACGTCCGACTAGGAATGAAGGACAGAGGGTACAAAATCACGGATGACGAGTTCTACTTCACCGAACTGGGTGACGAACTCTATGATCTCCGTGACGACCCAGATGCCCTCTATGACCGATTTGCTCAGTACATCCTACGTGACCTCCATGGGCTGAAGGGAATTGAGGTCGTTGAGGACCTGGAGGCAGAAGGGAGAAAGACGGTCAACGATAATATCAAAGAGGAATTCAAGAAGCAGTATGACTTCCACATCGATGAAACGAGCAATCACTGGAGTCAGATGCGGGCGTGGATGTCCGAAGCGGGCGTTGTAAATAAAGGAACGCACCGCTACGATATTGACCGTACTCGGATTGAGGAGCTGATTGGCGTCGATTCAGAGGATATTGTAGAGCTTGATGGACTCAACGAGCAACAACAAGCATTCCTCCGTTCATTAGCCTTGATCGACCCACCGGGAGAGGTCAAGAGCCGGACAGTCAAACGAATCGCTGAACATGCCTATGGAGTTAACATCAGCCAATCTAATATCAGTCGGAGAACGCTTGACCCGTTGGAAGAAGCAGGGTATATCCAATGGGAACATGTCTCTGGGAAGCCAAACCTAATCGAGACAACCGACAAGTTCGACGCAGAGGTACTGAAGCCCGTTCTTGATGATCTCTCAGAGCGTGTTGGTGTTCCTCGCCATGTCCTCAGGCTTTCGTTCGAAGAAATAATGGAGGAATTGGATTCGGATTCGACCCATGAGAAAGGTATTGCACTTGAAACGCTCACCGTGAAAACAGGGAGGTTACTGGGACTCGACTTCGTTGGTTGGAGAGTTCGGGGTAGAAAGACAGGTGGCTCCGAAGTGGACATAGTGATGGACGAGATCGATACCACGTTCAATCGCTGGCAAATCCAGTGTAAAAACACTAAGAGCCAGTTGGGGGCGAAACAAGTCTCACGTGAGGTCGGAATCTCCCGAATCATACAGACAAATACCATCCTCATGATCGCCCGAGGAGGCGTCTCGCAGGATGCAAGGCAGTACGCTAATCAAGTAATGCGACACGAGAATCTGGCCATCATGTTTCTCGAAGGCGACGATATTGAGGAGCTTGACGAGAACACCGACCATCTACTCACCGTCCTGAGGGGCGAAGCCCGTAGGATTCACAACATCAAGCGACTCGATAGGCGAGAGGTAGAACAGGAAGATGGAATGGATCTCATCGACCGAGAAGACGAAGCACTGGAAGAATTCGAAGACGAACTGGATTTCGAGCAAGAACAGCCGTCTCTAAACGATTTCACTCCTGATGAAGACGAAAGCTCAAAGAATTAG
- a CDS encoding UPF0058 family protein: MRKKEHIYVHALLAEVKRQLIEDEAMSVERLSEYDALGTGPSSIHKPKQNHHEAILVLCSAIEPCLTETRTDSHEQSVNR; the protein is encoded by the coding sequence ATGCGCAAAAAAGAACACATCTACGTCCACGCTCTGCTCGCAGAAGTCAAACGACAGTTAATCGAGGACGAAGCTATGTCGGTCGAGAGGCTTTCTGAATACGACGCCCTTGGAACGGGTCCATCAAGCATTCATAAACCGAAACAGAACCACCACGAAGCGATTCTGGTCCTTTGTAGCGCCATCGAACCATGCCTCACCGAGACACGCACTGATAGCCATGAGCAATCGGTGAATCGATAA
- a CDS encoding HalOD1 output domain-containing protein, protein MAESQHFSYKADANEPLSTEVVAAIAKAHDEDVLDQMWRISDDINTDALDGLFQDHNLDTTLQFDADTTTVTIIADKNGDPIIEIESHR, encoded by the coding sequence ATGGCAGAATCACAGCATTTCTCCTACAAAGCAGATGCGAATGAACCATTGAGTACAGAAGTTGTAGCAGCGATTGCAAAGGCTCACGACGAGGACGTACTCGACCAGATGTGGCGCATTAGTGACGACATCAACACAGACGCACTCGATGGCCTCTTCCAAGACCACAATCTCGACACAACTCTGCAGTTCGACGCAGATACAACGACGGTTACTATCATAGCGGACAAAAACGGGGACCCCATCATCGAAATCGAATCACATCGATAA
- a CDS encoding phage NrS-1 polymerase family protein, translated as MAQANNSPTLGDGGTIRDEQTDNYLDKLKDRETWICWRVEKRDGEETKAPISPVESGYASTTDSETWSSFEEAVEYHESHDTDGIGFVFDTDDIIVGIDLDDCRDRETGELTEWADKIIEDVDTYWEVSPSGTGLHAYCVGFKPGDKTRSDIPESEGHIEMYDEKRFFTVSFNHLEDSREDVFRTNSAVSEVYEEYIADNEEDENDDSNTPERSKDLSLTNEQLINKAKNAENGEDFAALWDGHTVGYESQSEADLALCSHLAFWTQCDQNQMDSLFRKSGLMRKKWDEDRGDQTYGEITLLKAIDGCDEVYDPASDSPTESDLPESVELIERKGGYYSIENTADGKRFVQITNFQIEVKSYLEDEHEDEDRIVIDVVPATPEETYEVVAQPSDFADTRKFRNNVCTGRTTIFSGGQNELNDLKIIAGMQDAPSRERVTTIGIHDAEVVTPRGVYDEGGEVEEPSHEYERVGNSVEQDWTVESIGEFDNDEVAKILKLLPQIRNKERWLPVIGYYYASVHSAEIRDIEGEFPLLNITGETGSGKTTSTETCSQCFGLRSVHKIDSTDYVLMREMSATNCVPIPFDEYKPSDYSDGDMSQFHRRLRNVTRGAIEARGNASGSDDVYQHSSPVTVIGESEIQGNAERRRSIRTTFKKDVREDPEVQESFTKIQQYDLEEHARAVYAYAVRDGVIDEIEQSWRVCDNRIAQLVDTAEIDGLEFTALQATWYGLGLYEMLCDEFGIQPSITQSEKEEAIQYIAGKMGDEERTSHVDQWFSIASTLARRGMLDHEKDYIFQDDKNELRIKLTEVHHKIRKYVRDHDLDYDVLSSEKDYQKRIKEMSESNESYIKEYSYPDGRINRCIVLDYEQAQAEIDGFDHRDFDLA; from the coding sequence ATGGCTCAGGCAAACAACTCCCCCACCCTAGGAGATGGTGGCACAATACGAGATGAACAGACAGACAACTATCTTGACAAGCTGAAGGACAGAGAGACATGGATATGCTGGAGAGTTGAAAAACGAGACGGAGAAGAAACCAAAGCTCCGATCTCTCCTGTTGAATCCGGATACGCTTCTACAACAGATTCAGAAACATGGAGCAGCTTCGAGGAAGCTGTAGAATACCACGAATCACATGACACCGACGGGATTGGTTTCGTCTTCGACACAGACGATATCATTGTGGGAATTGACCTAGATGACTGTCGAGACCGTGAAACTGGAGAACTTACTGAATGGGCCGATAAAATCATTGAAGACGTAGACACGTATTGGGAAGTTAGCCCTTCAGGAACAGGATTACACGCCTACTGTGTGGGCTTCAAACCAGGGGACAAAACCCGTTCAGATATCCCAGAGTCTGAAGGTCATATCGAGATGTATGACGAGAAGCGGTTTTTCACCGTGTCCTTCAACCATTTAGAGGACTCCCGAGAAGACGTTTTCCGTACGAATTCAGCAGTTTCAGAAGTATACGAGGAGTACATTGCAGACAACGAAGAAGATGAGAATGACGATTCAAATACTCCAGAACGTTCTAAAGACCTTTCACTCACAAATGAACAGCTCATCAATAAAGCGAAGAATGCTGAAAATGGAGAGGACTTCGCTGCACTCTGGGATGGTCACACAGTTGGGTACGAAAGTCAGTCAGAAGCAGACCTAGCCCTATGCTCACACCTTGCTTTTTGGACTCAATGTGACCAGAATCAGATGGATTCCTTATTCAGAAAGTCGGGTCTGATGCGAAAGAAGTGGGACGAAGACCGTGGTGACCAGACGTATGGAGAAATCACACTGTTGAAAGCAATTGACGGATGTGACGAAGTATATGACCCTGCATCAGATTCCCCGACTGAATCAGACCTACCTGAATCAGTAGAATTGATTGAAAGAAAGGGAGGATATTACTCAATCGAAAACACTGCTGATGGGAAGCGATTCGTACAAATCACTAATTTCCAAATCGAGGTTAAATCTTATCTAGAAGATGAACATGAAGATGAAGACCGCATTGTCATCGACGTAGTTCCAGCTACTCCTGAGGAAACATACGAGGTAGTAGCTCAGCCATCTGATTTTGCAGATACTCGCAAGTTCCGTAACAATGTCTGCACTGGCCGCACTACCATATTCAGTGGTGGTCAGAACGAACTCAATGACCTGAAGATTATCGCTGGGATGCAGGACGCTCCCTCTCGTGAGAGAGTTACTACGATTGGGATCCATGATGCCGAAGTAGTTACTCCTCGTGGAGTCTACGACGAAGGTGGAGAAGTCGAAGAGCCAAGTCACGAGTACGAACGAGTGGGGAATTCAGTTGAACAAGATTGGACTGTGGAGAGCATCGGAGAATTCGATAATGACGAAGTAGCGAAGATATTGAAATTACTTCCACAGATAAGAAACAAGGAACGATGGTTACCTGTTATAGGATACTACTACGCATCTGTTCACTCCGCCGAGATAAGAGATATAGAGGGTGAATTCCCTCTACTCAACATTACTGGTGAAACCGGTTCTGGGAAGACCACAAGTACAGAGACTTGTTCACAATGCTTCGGACTAAGGAGTGTTCATAAAATCGATTCGACAGATTACGTTCTGATGCGAGAAATGAGTGCTACTAACTGCGTCCCCATCCCGTTTGACGAATACAAACCATCTGATTACAGCGACGGAGATATGAGCCAGTTCCATCGACGTTTGCGGAATGTAACTCGTGGAGCAATCGAAGCTCGTGGGAATGCAAGCGGCTCTGACGATGTTTACCAACACAGTTCGCCTGTTACCGTTATCGGAGAGAGCGAAATCCAAGGAAATGCTGAGAGACGAAGGTCTATCAGAACTACGTTTAAGAAAGACGTGAGGGAGGACCCTGAGGTTCAAGAGAGCTTCACAAAAATTCAGCAGTACGATTTAGAGGAACATGCACGAGCGGTATACGCTTATGCAGTACGAGATGGCGTGATAGATGAAATTGAACAGTCTTGGCGTGTATGCGACAACCGGATAGCCCAACTAGTGGATACTGCAGAAATTGATGGTCTTGAATTTACTGCCCTCCAAGCTACTTGGTATGGTCTCGGTCTTTACGAAATGCTCTGTGATGAATTCGGGATCCAACCATCAATTACTCAGAGCGAGAAGGAAGAAGCAATTCAGTACATTGCTGGGAAAATGGGTGATGAGGAAAGAACCAGTCACGTTGACCAGTGGTTCAGTATTGCATCCACACTGGCACGTCGGGGGATGTTAGACCACGAGAAGGATTACATCTTCCAAGATGACAAGAATGAATTACGTATTAAATTAACTGAAGTCCATCACAAGATACGGAAGTACGTCAGAGACCACGACTTGGACTACGATGTGTTATCGTCCGAGAAGGACTATCAGAAGCGAATTAAGGAAATGTCCGAAAGTAATGAATCATACATCAAGGAATACAGTTACCCTGACGGCCGTATCAATCGCTGCATTGTACTGGACTATGAGCAAGCACAGGCGGAGATAGATGGGTTCGACCATAGGGACTTTGACCTGGCGTAA